Proteins encoded by one window of Thermococcus sp.:
- a CDS encoding TIGR04053 family radical SAM/SPASM domain-containing protein — protein MHRGKSKGSWPYDKKPVLVFWETTKACQLKCKHCRAEAIIQALPGELTTEEGKKLIDSLTEFGRPYPILILTGGDPLMRKDIFDLIEYATEKGIRVGLAPAVTPLLTEDTIDKIVEHGVKAVSISLDSPFQEVHDSIRGIEGTWERTVWSIKEFLKRDVAVQVNTVVMRETLEGLPEMVKLLKELGVEIWEVFYLVPTGRGNFKNDLNPEEWEDVTHFLYEASKHLLVRTTEGPMFRRVAIMRKALEEKGLEPDKVLKPGELYFRLKRRLVELLGEGGEARAQTMGTRDGKGIVFIAYNGNVYPSGFLPYSVGNVREESLVEIYRESELMRKLRSADFKGRCGACEFKEICGGSRARAYAYHIDPLAEDPACPYEPGSYLRLAQEFGLDFPIGTFGEQKPV, from the coding sequence ATGCACCGAGGCAAATCTAAGGGCTCCTGGCCATATGATAAAAAGCCAGTTTTGGTTTTCTGGGAAACCACCAAAGCCTGCCAGCTTAAGTGCAAGCACTGTAGGGCGGAAGCTATCATTCAAGCCCTTCCCGGCGAACTAACAACAGAGGAAGGGAAGAAACTGATAGACTCACTCACTGAATTTGGAAGGCCCTACCCAATCTTAATCCTAACGGGTGGAGACCCCCTCATGAGAAAGGACATCTTCGACCTTATCGAATACGCAACTGAAAAGGGTATTCGCGTTGGTTTGGCTCCGGCCGTAACTCCACTCCTCACGGAGGATACGATTGATAAAATCGTCGAGCACGGCGTTAAGGCTGTAAGCATAAGCCTTGACAGTCCCTTCCAGGAGGTTCATGATTCCATAAGAGGCATCGAGGGGACGTGGGAGAGAACTGTCTGGTCGATAAAGGAGTTCCTCAAGCGAGACGTTGCAGTCCAAGTGAACACCGTCGTTATGCGCGAGACCCTTGAAGGCTTACCAGAGATGGTCAAGCTGTTGAAAGAGCTGGGCGTTGAAATCTGGGAGGTCTTCTACCTCGTTCCAACCGGCAGGGGCAACTTCAAGAACGATTTGAATCCGGAAGAGTGGGAAGACGTTACCCATTTCCTCTACGAGGCATCGAAGCATCTCCTCGTCAGAACAACAGAGGGGCCGATGTTCAGGAGAGTTGCCATCATGAGGAAGGCCCTAGAAGAGAAAGGCCTCGAGCCGGATAAGGTTCTGAAGCCAGGAGAGCTTTACTTCCGGCTGAAGCGCAGGTTGGTTGAACTCCTCGGAGAGGGTGGAGAGGCGAGAGCACAGACTATGGGAACGCGCGACGGGAAGGGTATAGTATTCATCGCCTACAACGGAAACGTCTATCCAAGTGGCTTCTTGCCCTATAGCGTGGGCAACGTGAGGGAGGAGAGCCTAGTTGAGATTTACAGGGAGAGCGAACTCATGAGAAAGCTCCGCTCGGCCGACTTCAAAGGACGGTGCGGTGCCTGTGAGTTTAAAGAGATATGCGGTGGGAGCAGAGCAAGGGCTTACGCTTACCATATAGACCCACTAGCCGAAGACCCGGCCTGTCCCTACGAGCCAGGTTCCTACCTCAGGCTCGCTCAAGAGTTTGGATTAGACTTCCCCATTGGCACCTTTGGAGAGCAGAAACCGGTTTGA
- the cydB gene encoding cytochrome d ubiquinol oxidase subunit II — protein MDYATAWFYFSAFLLGMYLAFDGFDLGIGTLLAFIKNQKDRDVLINTIAPVWDGNEVWFITWGAGIFAMWPALYATLFSTFYLAVWLLAFLFIFRAVGFEFRNKNKELWDKLFALVSALIPLVIGVIVGNLIMGIPIDAEGFHGSLLTLFRPYPLIVGLFVLFAVLWHGANWGVYKTTGKLQEELRGYAFKFWLLTVVFLLLTVIGMKIWAPLRFERLMTPLGLGLTLVILVAGLLDGYLIKKGAEKLAFYISWLAFPLVVYLVYYSMYPYWVISTTDPNFRLSIHDLAASPLTLQAVLGVSVILAIIIMTYTLYVYKMFGGKVTEAEGYY, from the coding sequence ATGGACTACGCGACAGCTTGGTTTTACTTTTCCGCCTTCCTCCTTGGAATGTACCTTGCCTTTGACGGTTTCGACCTTGGAATAGGAACGTTGCTGGCCTTCATCAAAAACCAGAAGGACAGGGACGTACTAATCAACACAATCGCCCCTGTCTGGGACGGCAACGAGGTCTGGTTCATCACCTGGGGTGCGGGAATATTCGCGATGTGGCCGGCCCTATACGCGACGCTCTTCAGCACGTTCTACCTAGCGGTCTGGTTACTAGCGTTCCTGTTCATTTTCAGGGCAGTCGGCTTCGAGTTCAGGAACAAGAACAAGGAACTCTGGGACAAGCTGTTCGCCCTAGTCAGCGCCCTCATCCCGCTCGTCATTGGAGTCATAGTGGGCAACCTCATCATGGGCATACCCATAGACGCCGAGGGCTTCCACGGCTCGCTCCTGACGCTCTTCAGACCATATCCGCTGATAGTGGGCCTCTTCGTGCTCTTCGCGGTGCTCTGGCACGGGGCTAACTGGGGCGTCTACAAGACCACCGGAAAGCTTCAGGAGGAACTCAGGGGCTATGCCTTCAAGTTCTGGCTCCTCACGGTGGTCTTCCTCCTGCTGACAGTGATTGGCATGAAAATCTGGGCACCGCTCAGGTTCGAGAGGCTCATGACCCCGCTTGGCCTTGGGCTCACGCTAGTAATCCTCGTTGCAGGATTACTCGATGGTTACCTCATCAAGAAAGGTGCCGAGAAGCTGGCCTTCTACATCAGCTGGCTCGCATTCCCACTGGTGGTCTACCTAGTCTACTACAGCATGTACCCGTACTGGGTCATCTCCACCACCGACCCGAACTTCAGGCTCAGCATCCACGACTTAGCCGCTTCTCCTCTGACCCTCCAGGCGGTCCTCGGTGTCTCAGTGATCTTGGCAATAATCATCATGACATACACCCTCTACGTTTACAAGATGTTCGGCGGTAAGGTCACCGAAGCGGAAGGCTACTACTGA